The following are encoded together in the Stegostoma tigrinum isolate sSteTig4 chromosome 20, sSteTig4.hap1, whole genome shotgun sequence genome:
- the LOC125461891 gene encoding nanos homolog 1-like: METFGSIDNQLRLENHSSPVDYLHQRYASTYENTFNSWNDYLGLSTLVGKAVNQGGKSGLHPTRERKLQSRAPCISRSLEFRGLGLGLGLCSHHDALLGSELEGSFSESFSPFSAYPAAGEPLPQQQRPEREQGADSSWNRVDVIMMENRSHLQLAPYQQQPPLPAPPPPHPPAAHRTSRGKAELQICVFCRNNNESVTLYTTHILKSPDGRVLCPILRRYTCPLCGANGDNAHTIKYCPLSKLQPSIPKLKTRNCVSKRAR; encoded by the coding sequence ATGGAAACTTTCGGGTCAATAGACAACCAGCTTCGACTGGAGAATCACAGCAGCCCAGTCGATTACTTGCACCAGAGGTACGCTAGTACTTACGAAAATACTTTCAACTCGTGGAATGATTACTTGGGGTTGAGCACTCTGGTTGGGAAGGCTGTGAACCAGGGGGGGAAGAGCGGACTGCACCCGACCAGGGAGCGGAAGCTACAGTCCCGGGCACCGTGCATCAGCCGCTCCCTGGAGTTccgggggctggggctggggctggggctctGTTCCCACCACGACGCGCTGCTCGGCTCCGAGCTGGAAGGCAGTTTCTCCGAAAGCTTCAGCCCCTTCTCGGCTTATCCCGCGGCCGGGGAGCCCTTGCCCCAGCAGCAGCGCCCAGAGCGGGAGCAAGGGGCTGACTCGTCCTGGAACCGGGTGGATGTGATCATGATGGAGAACAGGAGCCATCTACAGCTTGCCCCCTACCAGCAACAGCCGCCTCTGCCTGCACCACCGCCTCCTCATCCTCCTGCCGCCCACAGAACCTCCAGGGGTAAGGCCGAGCTGCAGATCTGCGTCTTCTGTAGGAACAACAACGAATCGGTCACTCTGTACACCACCCACATCCTGAAGAGCCCTGACGGCAGGGTACTCTGCCCCATTTTGAGGCGGTACACTTGCCCCTTGTGTGGTGCCAACGGGGACAACGCGCACACCATCAAATACTGTCCACTGTCCAAGCTACAGCCCAGTATCCCAAAGCTGAAGACGAGAAATTGCGTTAGCAAGAGGGCCCGTTAG